DNA from Planctomycetota bacterium:
GCGCGCCTCACCGACCGGCGCAGCTACGTGGGCCTGATCGTCAACGCGTGCGTCCTGAACCTGACGCCCCGCCTTCTCGAGCACGAGGAGGCCCTCTACGACCTGTGCGTCGACGTCAACCCCTCCCTGGAAATTCACAAGGTCGCCATCGCCGCGGTCGAAGGGCCCAGCCACATCCACCTCCTCGAGCAGGCCCCCGCCCTCCCGGCGCGGGACTACCGGCAGCTCCGGGACATGGAGGAGGCCCTCCGGCGCCGCGTCGTGGGTCAGGACGCCGCCGTCGCCACCGTCTCCCGCGCCGTGCGCAAGGCGATGACGGGCCTGCGCGACCCTTCCCGGCCCATCGCCACCTTCTTCTTCGTGGGCCAGACCGGCGTCGGCAAGACCGAACTGGCCAAGGCGCTCACCGTCTACCTTTTCCGGGACGCCTCGCGCATGGTCCGCGTGGACGGCTCCGAATACGCCCTCCCCCACGAGTATGCCAAGCTCATCGGCGCCCCGCCGGGGTACATCGGACACGATCAGGGCGGCCTCCTCTCCGAAGCGGCCCGCCAGCCGGGCCCCTTCACGCTGCTCTTCGACGAGATCGAGAAGACCGACCCCAAGGTCCACAACCTGCTCCTGCAGATCATGGACGAGGGCTTCGTCACCGACAACAAGGGTTCCCGCATTCCCTTC
Protein-coding regions in this window:
- a CDS encoding AAA family ATPase; this translates as MAMIHMEPNVVLKYFDPLDTFVKIRHFTPDEVAALLKTARLTDRRSYVGLIVNACVLNLTPRLLEHEEALYDLCVDVNPSLEIHKVAIAAVEGPSHIHLLEQAPALPARDYRQLRDMEEALRRRVVGQDAAVATVSRAVRKAMTGLRDPSRPIATFFFVGQTGVGKTELAKALTVYLFRDASRMVRVDGSEYALPHEYAKLIGAPPGYIGHDQGGLLSEAARQPGPFTLLFDEIEKTDPKVHNLLLQIMDEGFVTDNKGSRIPFGDAIIVLTSNVGAEEAESLRHRIGFGPPRADGAALAEEFLRAVKASFRPEFLNRLTEVVLFNPIGLPECERIAEIFLAEVQKHAARVPLTVRFEREVPRFLAEKSYRPEYGAREVRRTVEREVEGALSDMLISGSLSEGDSVTVRVRRDRLHFHRN